The DNA sequence ACGGCTTCGGTCTGGCCCGCTTCATTTTCCGCTTCGGTTTCACCAATACACAGTACCGGAATCAAACTGGCTTCTTTTAATACGGCGAATTTTTTCGCGATGAACTCATCGCTTTCATGGTGGTAGGTGCGACGTTCGGAGTGGCCGATGATGATGTATTTCGCGCCAAGGTCTTTGAGCATCGTAGCGGAGGTTTCGCCAGTGAACGCACCGGCGAGGTTGACGTCCACATTCTGGGCACCCAGCGCACATCCGGCTGCCGGCCAGTTGATGTTTGGCCTGATCCAGATAAAGGGCTGGCGGCGCAATGGCTACGCCACAACCGGTGACGGTGCTCAGTTCGCTGCGCAAACCGGCGATCAGGTCTTGAACCATGCTGGTGCTGCCGTTTAGCTTCCAGTTGCCCATGACTAAGGGATGTCGCATCTTGTTTCCTCCAGGCATATTGCCAGTTAATCAATTCATGGCTGCGTCAGGCAGCCAGTCTGACGAGTGTATCGAACTGCCGATAGTATAGAGTTGAAATAGCGTGGTGGCTCTGTTTTTCGTGCCTAATTATCGAGGCGATCACGAATCAGATAGTGTTAGCTTAATCGGTTCAACAGCGAAAGTTAGCCCTTTTTCGCCGTGATCAACCACGACATAACGCAGTGCGCCTTCAGTCTGTTGGTAAAACCGTTGTCCTTTGCCTTTCTCCAGCAACGTTTCCACTTTTTTCAGACTTTGCTCGCCGGTGAGTGACGGCATAAAGGTGCGTAGCAAGGCTGCCATATAATCGATGGCCTGTTTACGGCGGCCATTTTGGTCGGGGTCGCGCGCTTTTGGCAGCCAGGTTATCTGTAGGGTTTTAATTTTTCCGGTGCCTTTTTCCAGCGCCGTGGATGAATAAAGACGCTCATTGATGCGGCTGGCCGCGCGAATCAGCGCGGGCGAGTCATCACCGGTATCGATAACTTTATACTCGCCAAGCGGCAGAGAAGGGTTGCTCAGGTTATAGCGGGTGCGGAACTGCAACAGATTCATATCAAATGTCGGGGCGCTGGGTAACAGATACGGCGCCGTGGCCGCCGCGCGCGGTTGAAAGAGCGTATCCCCCCTGACGAAAGGCGGGCACAGCAGGCTGACTGACAGGCAGCAGAGTATCAGCAGGGTATTTTTCATCATGTTGTTGTCATCATCAATTTTTGTCATAAGACAGTCTGCATCGTCAGGTGTTGCGGATATGCTGTGTGATTAAAACGGGATCTGTGAGCGATTGTCAAAACGCGCGATGAAAAACCCGTATGGATTTAAGGTAAAATCCTGCCGTAGCACAGCATTTAGGAATAAACGTGATGACAATACAACAATGGTGTTTTTCATTTCGCGGCCGATTGGGTCGCCGGGATTTCTGGCTGGGGATGGTATTCGTGCTGGTACTGATGGCGGTGCTGTTTGTACTGGCAGATATTGGCTGGCTTGAGACACAGAAGGCCGCCTTTGCGCTGGTGGTGCTGATGTGGCCTCTGGCGGCAATGCTGGTGAAAAGATTACATGATCGCGATCGCAAAGGTAGCTGGGCGCTGCTGTTGATAGTGGCCTGGATGCTGGGAAGCGGTAACTGGGCAATGCTGCCTGCGCTGGTGCAGTGGTTGGTTGAGCGTTTTATACCGGTGTTGATTGCGGTCATGATGCTGCTGGAGTGCGGGCTGCTAGCGGGCACCTCAGGGGCGAACCGCTTTGGCGCACACAGTGAGCCGCTGCGGTTGCGTAACAGCGAACGCTGACAGAACCTGCCTGAAATTACCAGTAATGCTCGCTAGTGATGTGGCCGGGACGACGGCGTAAGTGCTTGGCCATCTGGCGCGTGTCTTTTAGCAATTGCTGGGTATCCCTGACCATCTGCGGATTACCGCACAGCATGACGTGACTGGTCTGTGCGTTAAGCGGCAGGCCGACGGCGGCTTCGAGCGCACCATTTTCGATAAGCGTCGGCAAGCGTCCGGTCAGCGAGCCGGGTTGTTCCTCGCGGCTGATGACGGTCTGGATACGCAGTTTATCCGGGTAGCGCTGCTGTAAGTGTTGCATCAGCGGCAGGTAGCTGAGGTCACGCGCGAAGCGTGCGGCGTGAACCAGCACAATGTGCTGAAAGCGATCCAGGTCGTGGCCTTGCTGCAAAATAGACAGATAAGGGCCAATCGCTGTGCCGGTTGCCAGCATCCACAGCGTGTCGCAGTCCGGTACTTCTTCCAGCACGAAAAAGCCAGCGGCGTCTTGCGTGACCAGCACCTCATCACCCGGTTGACAGCGGTGCAGGTGCGGGCTCAATTTGCCCTCCGGCACGTTGACCAGATAAAACTCCAGTAGCGGATCATCGGGGGCATTAACGTAGGAATACGCCCGCTGTATACGCTCGCCATCCAGTTCAAGCGCCAGCTTGGCAAATTGCCCGGCGCTAAACGGGGCGACTGGCGCACTTAGCCGCAGACTGAATAAATTTTCCGTCCAGTGTTCAACGGCAACGACCTTGCCTGTTACCCACTCTGCCATGATGTCATGCTCCTGTTGTTATCACGCGACGTTCAGGGCCGCTTGCTGCCCGACCCTCACCATACGCTATCTTTTAACAACTGTGAAACCTTTCGCCCGCTTCGATTTTTGCGCCCGCCAATCGCGGCCCGGCGCTTAATCGGTGCGGCTGCGGCACCATTACAGCAAAAATTCGTGCAGCGCGGCGTCCTTACGATCCAGATAATGGGTGGAACTGATGCGGCGAATAGTGCGGGATTTGCCGCGAATCAAGAGTGTTTCGGTCGTCGCGATGTTGCCGCGCCGGGCGATACCGTTGAGCAGGTCGCCTTTGGTGATACCGGTAGCGGAGAAGATGACATTGTCGTTACGCGCCATATCACTCAACATCAGCACCTTGCCTGCTTCAATGCCCATTTCGCGGCAGCGCGCCAGTTCTTGTTCGCCGAGCTGACGATTGTGTTCGTTGTCTTCTTTCACCTGATGGCGAGCCAGCAGGCGGCCTTGCATATCGCCATCCAGGGCGCGAATGACCGCCGCTGAAATCACACCTTCAGGCGCGCCGCCGATGCCATAGAGCACATCAACTTCGCTTTCGGGCATACAGGTCAGAATCGAGGCGGCGACATCACCGTCAGGAATGGCGAAGACTTTTACCCCAAGCTGCTGCATGTCGGCGATGACCGTGTCGTGACGCGGCTTGGCAAGCGTGATCACCGTCAGTTCGTTCAAGGGTTTTTCAAGCCGCTGGGCGATGCGTCTTAGGTTCTCTTCCAGCGGCAGGTCGAGGTCGATAACGCCTTTGGCCTGTGGCCCGACGATCAATTTTTCCATGTACATGTCAGGTGCATGGAGAAAAGCGCCTTGCTCACCGACGGCCAGTACCGCCAGCGCGTTCGCCTGGCCCATTGCCGTCATACGCGTGCCTTCAATCGGGTCAACGGCGATATCTACCGCATCGCCATGGCCTGTACCGACCTGTTCACCGATGTACAACATCGGCGCGTCATCAATTTCCCCCTCGCCAATGACGATGCGGCCATTGATATCGACTTGATTGAGCATAATACGCATCGCTTGTACGGCGGCGTTATCGGCGGCGTTTTTGTCTCCGCGCCCAAGCCATTTGTAACCGGCAAGCGCAGCCGCTTCAGTAACGCGAGAGAATTCGATGGCTAATTCACGTTTCATGGATAGCAGTCCTGAAAAGGGGGATAAGAAAAGACGAGATTGGGGCGTAATGGTAGCACAGGCGGGGAAATGGCAGATGGCTGACGGCGCTGAAAAACGGGCGCGATAGCCGCGCCCGATCAAAGTATGGCGTGATTTACTCGTCGTGATCTTCCCAGGCGCGCGCGCGCTCTACCGCTTTTTTCCAGCCACGATAGCGAACGTTACGCTCAACGGTTTCAATGCTGGGGCGGAATTCCTGTTCAATCGCGGTTTTGCTTTTCACCTCATCCAGATCGTTCCAGAAGCCGGTGGCCAGGCCCGCCAGGAACGCAGCACCCAGTGCGGTGACTTCGCGGATAACCGGGCGTTCGACGCGTGTACCTAAAATATCCGACTGGAACTGCATCAGGAAATTGTTAGCGACGGCACCGCCATCGACCCGCAATGATTGCAGACGGGTATCGGCATCGGCTTGCATGGCGTCGAGCACATCGCGCGTTTGATAGGCGATAGACTCCAGCGTCGCGCGAATAATGTGATTCGCATTGACGCCACGGGTGAGCCCGAAGATAGCGCCTCGCGCATACGGGTCCCAGTAGGGAGCGCCCAGGCCGGTGAACGCAGGCACCACGTAAACGCCGTTGGTGTCTTTCACTTTGGTGGCGAAATATTCGGAGTCCATGGCGTCATTGATAAGTTTTAACTCATCGCGCAGCCATTGAATGGACGCGCCGCCGATAAACACCGCGCCTTCAAGCGCATAGTTCACTTCACCGCGCGGGCCGCAGGCGATGGTAGTCAGCAGGCCGTGTCTGGAGCGAACGGCTTCTTTACCGGTATTCATCAGCAAGAAGCAGCCGGTGCCATAGGTATTTTTCGCCATCCCCGGTTGAACACACAATTGGCCGTATAATGCCGCCTGTTGGTCGCCTGCAATACCAGCGATAGGAATACGGGTGCCGCCTTTACCGCCAATATTGGTCTGGCCATAAATCTCTGAAGAGGGGCGCACCTGCGGTAGCATGGCGCGTGGGATGTCCAGCGCCTCCAGCATGCGCGTATCCCAGTCCAGCGTGTGGATATTGAACAACATGGTGCGCGAGGCGTTGGTGTAGTCAGTAACGTGCGCGCGGCCCTGCGTCATTTTCCAGATAAGCCAGGTGTCGATGGTGCCGAACAGCAATTCGCCACGCTTTGCTTGCTCACGCGCGCCTGCTACGTTATCGAGAATCCACTTCACTTTGGTGCCGGAGAAATAGGGGTCAACCACCAGGCCGGTGTTGGCGCGGATGTACTCCTCCATCCCGTCTTTTTTGAGCTTTTCACAGATATCGGCAGAGCGGCGGCACTGCCAGACAATGGCGTTATAGATAGGTTTACCCGTCTCTTTTTCCCAAACAACCGTGGTTTCACGCTGATTGGTGATACCGATACCAGCGACTTCATCGCTGCTGATACCCGCTTTCGCCAATACTTCTACCAGCGTTGAGCTTTGTGAGGCCCAGATTTCCATCGGGTCATGTTCTACCCAGCCGGCTTTCGGGTAGATTTGGGTGAACTCCCGCTGTGACACACTGACGATATTCGCGTCATGATCCAATACGACGGCGCGTGAACTGGTCGTTCCCTGGTCGAGTGCGACAATGTATTTTTTTTCCTGGTTCATAAACGTAATCCTGTTCGGGGAGAGGGTTAGACCTTACGGGTTTGAGCTGAAGGTGCGCTGTCGCTGTCAGCCGCACAGACGTCACAAGGCAGGTTGCGGCCAATCAGGGCGCGGTAGCCGAGCGCGCCGAGGCAAGCGCCGACAATCGGGCCGAAAATCGGTACCAGAATATAAGGAATATCACGACCGCCGGTGAGCGCTATCTTGCCCCAGCCTGCCAGGTAGGCAAACAGTTTAGGGCCGACATCGCGCGCCGGATTCATGGCAAACCCTGTGAGCGGGCCCATGGATGCGCCAATCACCGCGATCAGAATGCCGATGAGCAAAGGCGCCAGCGGGCCGCGAGGAATACCGTTGCCGTCATCGGTGAGCGCCAGAATCAGGCACATCAGGATAGCGGTGATAACCATCTCCACTAAAAACGCCTGAAGTACCGAAATATGCGGGTTCGGGTAGGTGGAGAAAATGCCTGCCAGATCAAGGCTTTCCACGCTGCCGCGCACCATGTTGTGGGTTTGTTCGATGTTATCGAACAAATTATGGTACAGGCCGTAGATAAGCGCCGCCGAGCAAAATGCCCCAGCCACCTGAGAGACGATATAAGGCAGCACTTTGCGCCCGTCAAAGCAGGCGAACAGCCATAATGCAATGGTCACGGCAGGATTAAGATGTGCGCCAGACACCGCTGCGGTCAGGTAAATCGCCATCGCGACGCCCAACCCCCAGACAATGCTGATTTCCCATAATCCAAAACTGGCACCTGCCAGTTTGAGTGCCGCAACACAGCCAACGCCAAAAAAGATCAATAAGCCAGTGCCGAGAAATTCGGCAATACACTGGCCTTTAAGGGAGGAAAGTTCAGATTGACTCATGATGCTTGTTTCCACCTGTGGGTTTACAGTAGGGAAAGAGGATGCAAGGCCATGCGGTGAACCCTGCGTATCAGGCTGGTCTCGTTGAGCCGAGTACGGTAACGGCCAGGCTCTTTTTGTATTTCGGATGTGAATTTATCGTTAATGTTCGAAAACGAGAAATATCGAAATTAAAATGTGTGTGACGCGTCAAGAAAATGAGCGAGTTCGCGTCATCAACGCCATTTTGTGAGAATTCGGATTTTTCGTGGCCGAGATTCTGTTAACGCAAATGTTGAATCCATTAACATGACCGCCCGTTAACGATGGCAAAAGATCTTTTGGGGCGATGCCGATAGCTTGTCAGCGAAAAAGCAGGCAGAGTTATGGTTTTGCCTATGGTGTTGCTGGACAGCTCTGGACCGGCTACATACAATCATCATGTGCTGACTTGTCAGACGTTTATGCCCGTCAAGGGACGGCTGTGCGGTCAATGAATATCAGATTCGGCGATCAAACGTCTGAGGTTCATCTGTTCGTGATGACGTCTGCGTTAACCGGCCTAGGCCGTGCGATCAAAAGGGGTTTGAAGTTATGTCATTTGAAGTGTTTGAGAAGCTGGAAGCGAAAGTTCAGCAGGCGATTGACACGATCACGCTGTTGCAGATGGAAATCGAAGAGCTGAAAGAGAAGAACAACACGTTGTCGCAGGAAGTGCAGAGCGTAGCCGATAGCCGCGATGCTCTGGTGCGCGAGAACGACCAACTAAAGCAGGAACAACAGGCATGGCAGGAACGTCTGCGTGTGCTGTTGGGTAAGATGGAAGAAGTGTAATCTCTGCGGGTATTGCCGCTGCGGCGGTAATACCCGTATCTTACGTCTGGACATGTTATTCCAGATCGAGCGGGTCTTCAGACAGGATGATGCCTGTGTTATCGGCATACAAGTGATCGCCTGAGAAGAACGTCACGCCGCCAAAATTCACCCGGATGTCTGTCTCGCCGATGCCTTCGCTGGCTGCGCCTGCGGGTGTTGCCGCCATCGCCTGAATACCGATATCCAGCTCGGACAGTTCATCAACCTGGCGCACCGCGCCGTAAACCACGATGCCTTCCCATTCATTCTGGGTTGCCAGCCGCGCCAGACCAGCATCAATCAATGCGCGCCTGACCGAG is a window from the Dickeya lacustris genome containing:
- the zapB gene encoding septal ring assembly protein ZapB — translated: MSFEVFEKLEAKVQQAIDTITLLQMEIEELKEKNNTLSQEVQSVADSRDALVRENDQLKQEQQAWQERLRVLLGKMEEV
- the glpK gene encoding glycerol kinase GlpK; this encodes MNQEKKYIVALDQGTTSSRAVVLDHDANIVSVSQREFTQIYPKAGWVEHDPMEIWASQSSTLVEVLAKAGISSDEVAGIGITNQRETTVVWEKETGKPIYNAIVWQCRRSADICEKLKKDGMEEYIRANTGLVVDPYFSGTKVKWILDNVAGAREQAKRGELLFGTIDTWLIWKMTQGRAHVTDYTNASRTMLFNIHTLDWDTRMLEALDIPRAMLPQVRPSSEIYGQTNIGGKGGTRIPIAGIAGDQQAALYGQLCVQPGMAKNTYGTGCFLLMNTGKEAVRSRHGLLTTIACGPRGEVNYALEGAVFIGGASIQWLRDELKLINDAMDSEYFATKVKDTNGVYVVPAFTGLGAPYWDPYARGAIFGLTRGVNANHIIRATLESIAYQTRDVLDAMQADADTRLQSLRVDGGAVANNFLMQFQSDILGTRVERPVIREVTALGAAFLAGLATGFWNDLDEVKSKTAIEQEFRPSIETVERNVRYRGWKKAVERARAWEDHDE
- a CDS encoding DUF1454 family protein, whose amino-acid sequence is MMKNTLLILCCLSVSLLCPPFVRGDTLFQPRAAATAPYLLPSAPTFDMNLLQFRTRYNLSNPSLPLGEYKVIDTGDDSPALIRAASRINERLYSSTALEKGTGKIKTLQITWLPKARDPDQNGRRKQAIDYMAALLRTFMPSLTGEQSLKKVETLLEKGKGQRFYQQTEGALRYVVVDHGEKGLTFAVEPIKLTLSDS
- the fpr gene encoding ferredoxin--NADP(+) reductase, whose amino-acid sequence is MAEWVTGKVVAVEHWTENLFSLRLSAPVAPFSAGQFAKLALELDGERIQRAYSYVNAPDDPLLEFYLVNVPEGKLSPHLHRCQPGDEVLVTQDAAGFFVLEEVPDCDTLWMLATGTAIGPYLSILQQGHDLDRFQHIVLVHAARFARDLSYLPLMQHLQQRYPDKLRIQTVISREEQPGSLTGRLPTLIENGALEAAVGLPLNAQTSHVMLCGNPQMVRDTQQLLKDTRQMAKHLRRRPGHITSEHYW
- the rraA gene encoding ribonuclease E activity regulator RraA, which codes for MKYDTSELCDIYHEEVNVVEPLFSNFGGRSSFGGKITTVKCFEDNGLLFDVLEESGAGRVLLIDGGGSVRRALIDAGLARLATQNEWEGIVVYGAVRQVDELSELDIGIQAMAATPAGAASEGIGETDIRVNFGGVTFFSGDHLYADNTGIILSEDPLDLE
- a CDS encoding DUF805 domain-containing protein, translating into MTIQQWCFSFRGRLGRRDFWLGMVFVLVLMAVLFVLADIGWLETQKAAFALVVLMWPLAAMLVKRLHDRDRKGSWALLLIVAWMLGSGNWAMLPALVQWLVERFIPVLIAVMMLLECGLLAGTSGANRFGAHSEPLRLRNSER
- the glpX gene encoding class II fructose-bisphosphatase, with amino-acid sequence MKRELAIEFSRVTEAAALAGYKWLGRGDKNAADNAAVQAMRIMLNQVDINGRIVIGEGEIDDAPMLYIGEQVGTGHGDAVDIAVDPIEGTRMTAMGQANALAVLAVGEQGAFLHAPDMYMEKLIVGPQAKGVIDLDLPLEENLRRIAQRLEKPLNELTVITLAKPRHDTVIADMQQLGVKVFAIPDGDVAASILTCMPESEVDVLYGIGGAPEGVISAAVIRALDGDMQGRLLARHQVKEDNEHNRQLGEQELARCREMGIEAGKVLMLSDMARNDNVIFSATGITKGDLLNGIARRGNIATTETLLIRGKSRTIRRISSTHYLDRKDAALHEFLL
- a CDS encoding MIP/aquaporin family protein; the encoded protein is MSQSELSSLKGQCIAEFLGTGLLIFFGVGCVAALKLAGASFGLWEISIVWGLGVAMAIYLTAAVSGAHLNPAVTIALWLFACFDGRKVLPYIVSQVAGAFCSAALIYGLYHNLFDNIEQTHNMVRGSVESLDLAGIFSTYPNPHISVLQAFLVEMVITAILMCLILALTDDGNGIPRGPLAPLLIGILIAVIGASMGPLTGFAMNPARDVGPKLFAYLAGWGKIALTGGRDIPYILVPIFGPIVGACLGALGYRALIGRNLPCDVCAADSDSAPSAQTRKV